Part of the Desulfohalovibrio reitneri genome is shown below.
ATTCCTTTTTGAAGAGTGACGAGTATAGGTTTATAACCAGCATCTAAGTTCTCTTTGCATCGCTCAATGACGGATTCACTAGGCGATGTGGTCACATGAATGGCAACATCTTCGATTAAAAAATCACCTGCACGATTTCCGGGGGCATCAGCTGTAGAAAAGCTATTATGCTCAATTTTTTTTGTGCCAATTGCACATTCGAGTTTTGCCCCTACCAAATGTTGAAGAACGGCTCCAGAATAATACATTCCCGGGGAGCTTTTTTGCCTATCAATCGCTTGCTGGAGAATGTCTCTTACCACATGACGCAAGCTGCGAGAGGTGTCGAGCTTAACCACAAAAGGTTTACCAGCAAAAAAATCAAGCACACGATCTATCCAAAACCTTTCAATGACATCCAAGTCAACCGATCCTTGTTCACATAAGTCATTTAGGAAAGATACATAAGTGCGCATGTTATTTATGCTCCCCCTGCTTGTGCGCCCTCCTTCTGCTGCAAGTACTCTATTGATTCCATGCTTGTTGAGTATATTTTGTACTGCACCTTTTCCCAGGCCGAGGACTTGCCCCTTTCCTACGGTTAGCAAATCATCAGGGTTTAATGGTAATCCTTTGTCTCGGGCGTGTTGAGTGATGACAAGGGCAACACACAAAGGACCTTTGCCCTTAAAATTTCTTTCCTTGGCAAATGTGTTTAGAGACGCCACAAGCTTCTTATTCATATGATTAGGCCGCTTCTTCTTGGTTAGACATTACGACGGCAAGAAGAGATTCTAAAATCTGTTCAGAGAGGTGGCGCACTACAGGGACAACGACTCCGTCACCAGCTAAGTGATATGCGTCGTTGTATTTGCATGGCAATTGGTAGTCGTCTGGAAGTCCCATAAGTCGCGCTGCCTCCCGTGGAGATAGTAGACGCGTACGTATCATGCCATCCTCAACAACCATGATAGTCTGTCGGCTGGAGCCCCCTGCTGGTGTCCGGAGGCACCCGGCAATGTCATCAAAACGAATTTCTGCCCTTTGAATTTTGCCTCCCTTGCCATCCGGTCGAGTTCGCTTGTAAATGGTGCCGATCCTGCGGCTACGCGCTCGTTTGGCTTTCTCGACTTTCTCAAGATTAATAGGCGACATTAAGGACAATATTTTTTGAGTATATTCAAAAGAGTTCCATTCAACCGCCTTAGGCTCATCTTCAATTATGTCGGACAATAAAGTGTTCCGCCCCGACGGTAGAGGGAGCTTCCACCATACCCATTTACCGGCAACATCACTCGGCAGTCTGGTGAACGCTTTTCGTAAAGTTTTGTAAAAGGTGATTTCCTGTGGCCGGTGTTCCGTTAGTTGATTTGGAATGGGGTAATTCTCGTCTATTGCTACAATAAACAATCGGGGTCTGGATTGCGGGACAAAATGAACTGCATCTATTACAAGAGCTCCAAACCTATAGCCTGTATGGGAAATTTTTGAGCCAATTGCTGTAAAATCCTTGCCATCATGCGAAGTGAGAGCACCTCG
Proteins encoded:
- a CDS encoding DUF4928 family protein, translating into MNKKLVASLNTFAKERNFKGKGPLCVALVITQHARDKGLPLNPDDLLTVGKGQVLGLGKGAVQNILNKHGINRVLAAEGGRTSRGSINNMRTYVSFLNDLCEQGSVDLDVIERFWIDRVLDFFAGKPFVVKLDTSRSLRHVVRDILQQAIDRQKSSPGMYYSGAVLQHLVGAKLECAIGTKKIEHNSFSTADAPGNRAGDFLIEDVAIHVTTSPSESVIERCKENLDAGYKPILVTLQKGISVADGLAENMNLSDRIDIFEIEQFIALNIYEFGQFAEQGRKTAVNDIVTSYNRIICEVETDPSLKISVK
- a CDS encoding DNA cytosine methyltransferase, whose amino-acid sequence is MGLYYEFFAGGGMARAGLGPGWSCLFANDIDPKKASTYAQNWGAENLKVEDVSNLKSSDLPGTADLAWASFPCQDLSLAGSGAGLSGKRSGTFWPFWNLITDLSKEGRAPPIIVLENVRGALTSHDGKDFTAIGSKISHTGYRFGALVIDAVHFVPQSRPRLFIVAIDENYPIPNQLTEHRPQEITFYKTLRKAFTRLPSDVAGKWVWWKLPLPSGRNTLLSDIIEDEPKAVEWNSFEYTQKILSLMSPINLEKVEKAKRARSRRIGTIYKRTRPDGKGGKIQRAEIRFDDIAGCLRTPAGGSSRQTIMVVEDGMIRTRLLSPREAARLMGLPDDYQLPCKYNDAYHLAGDGVVVPVVRHLSEQILESLLAVVMSNQEEAA